Part of the Triplophysa rosa linkage group LG21, Trosa_1v2, whole genome shotgun sequence genome is shown below.
TACTTAGCCATCTTAACCTAAAATTCAAGGATGAAAAAGAAActatttttttaaggttttggGTTTATTTAAATTGCTTCACCCCTTAATTGTTTGTCTTAGGAGTTTTTTTAATTGTCTgatatcatttaaataaagacCCATTTGAAATCACAGAGCGCTTTTAATCTTGTGAtcattgtgtgttttcttttcttggtaaatcaaaaatacacatttataaagCTACTTTAATCAGTTAACTTTGTAACAGTCATTTCTCTggtcacatacatttttatttacatgtttcCTAATGGGTAACATTCAAATAGTTGTTTTAAGGGCATACATCATATGAAGACTAAGGTGATTGGCAGATAAGACACACGGCTTTGATGTATGAAGCTCAGAGCTACATTAACTTCATCTATTTCCACTGGCCCTTCTCATAGTCCCATTGAGCCGAGAAACCTTCCACAGGGTTCACCCGCATGTCCAGCATCCTCTTCACCTGCATGGACTGCCACTCATCATCAAGGGTACGTGGATGAGGGGGATATACTAAGAAAGATTAAAATGTAGAAATTGACTGTAAAGAACATTTATGGTACCATGCAAAAAGATTTTCACctatttcaacttaaaaacttgAGTTCAAAATGCCATGAATTTTAAAGctaaatcaaattggctttacaagtcactttAATTTGAATTACACTAAACcaactttaaaatgtagttgcatttcatataatttataaaatgagGTTGAAATTGGTTAAATTATTTTCACGAGTTAATGGAAAAcatgttaaagtcccagtgaaataaaaaatgacagtccttattttttcatgaaatattgcagtgtttattgtaaatagtttatcattgtctttttaaaattcgtgtgccctcataatctttagttaaaatctgaaaatgcactgcggtcctgtagtgactatccatctcaaatgacgcaAGTTAGACAActtgggcagagcatccgttaactcctccccttcaactgtcagtctgctgccagttccatttcaaaacgcaatggctgtttttatacatccaatcaaatcgcagagaaagacgaaagccacgcccactattttttctcattagaaattccatttcactccgAAATGcttcaaaatacggaagtaaaaacgatcgaaacttccggttcacagggactttaacaTGACTTACTGGGAACATCATTTTTTACTGTAAGTGAGGTACAAATTTTGTACATAGGCCTACTTTTATGCCCAAAACCTTTATTCCAGCCAAAACCTTTTTCCAGCCAAAGAATGTGcttaatctttaaaaaatgttaactaAAAATACACTACATGTCTAAAaagttaataataatgatttgtggGGTTCAAAAAGGctatttaaattaaacaaaaaatatataatttaaatcttttttgtttACTCAATAAGTGAACTGTGCCAGACCTCTATGTTAATAATCTAGTTTAATGATATGTATCTCATTTCTTACCATAAAACCGCTGCCAGAGAACAATCAGACCAGTGAACCCAATAAAGAAGAAAATTCCACCTAACACAGTTTTCCACTCACTGGATGGTCTCTTCATCTCTGCGTATGTCATGTTAAACGTCATCCTGTACACTGCAAATAAATGCCACAGTGactaaataaagatatatgAATATAGATTACAAAGATGTATTTTTTacacaatgtttttacacagctcTTTGCCAGAATTTGAATCCCATTCAAATATACACTATACTTTTAGAGAAGTGATAAAAACCCtggcacaaaaaaagaaaaaataccaACAGGCAAGTTTCTCTTCTTTCGAGAGGTTGTTCCACGGTCCTTTCTCCTTCTGCTTCAGGCTCTTGTCTGCAGGACTGAGGGTCTCGCGGTATGGTCTGTCTGGCAGAGGAGTGTCCAGACGGTCACAGTACATCGGCAGAGACATATCAGCCTGCTCAGTCACATCTGAGAGAGAAGTCAGAAACATGGTCAAGCTGTAAACAAATACACTTTGTAACTAAATTTGATGTACTTTTGAGGTATTTTACTGATGCACAATATCAT
Proteins encoded:
- the LOC130571843 gene encoding cytochrome c oxidase subunit 4 isoform 2, mitochondrial, which encodes MLRLTAGRVGGLLSRRTVAAFSFGSARMASRGHDVTEQADMSLPMYCDRLDTPLPDRPYRETLSPADKSLKQKEKGPWNNLSKEEKLALYRMTFNMTYAEMKRPSSEWKTVLGGIFFFIGFTGLIVLWQRFYVYPPHPRTLDDEWQSMQVKRMLDMRVNPVEGFSAQWDYEKGQWK